Proteins co-encoded in one Hemibagrus wyckioides isolate EC202008001 linkage group LG26, SWU_Hwy_1.0, whole genome shotgun sequence genomic window:
- the b3gntl1 gene encoding UDP-GlcNAc:betaGal beta-1,3-N-acetylglucosaminyltransferase-like protein 1 isoform X3 — MPTWFCSRCWFQKVGPFDEGGKGVPEDLLWFYQSLRRGGGVIRVDECLLIYRYHEQAATHSVLEETIWSLRVDFLQERVLRQWGSFTIWNAGKQGRKLYRSLTSTNQKKVKAFCDVDENKIKKGFYTYEESKERPKPRIPVLHYRDSSPPFIVCVKLDMTGGVLEEILLSLSLTEGVDYYHFN; from the exons ATGCCCACATGGTTCTGCTCACGCTGTTGGTTCCAGAAAGTCGGACCTTTTGATGAAGGAGGAAAG GGGGTTCCAGAGGATTTGCTGTGGTTCTACCAGAGCCTTCGGCGGGGAGGGGGTGTGATCCGAGTGGACGAGTGTCTGCTGATTTATCGCTACCACGAGCAAGCAgcaacacactctgtactgga GGAAACCATCTGGAGCCTCCGAGTGGACTTCTTGCAGGAGCGAGTGCTCAGACAGTGGGGTTCCTTCACCATCTGGAACGCTGGGAAACAGGGCCGGAAACTTTACCGCAGCCTGACGTCCACCAATCAGAAGAAG gtgaaaGCATTCTGCGATGTAGatgagaacaaaataaaaaagggcTTCTACACATATGAGGAATCAAAG GAACGTCCCAAACCTCGAATCCCTGTGCTGCACTACAGAGACTCATCACCTccatttatagtgtgtgtaaaactg GATATGACCGGTGGTGTTTTAGAGGAGatactactctctctctctttaacagagGGAGTGGATTATTATCACTTCAACTGA
- the metrnlb gene encoding meteorin-like protein, translated as MRMKMILAILVACWCTSAAAQYSSDQCSWRGSGLTHESHARDVEQVYLRCSEGSLEWLYPTGAIIVNLRPNTFPEAGADSKLSACVKPRADSRGASVFVERAGVMRMLLSEEEQAAGQVRCFSLGEGALFVQASTHSDISKRVTAFQYELIRGDRDTAGDTLSPTAPCTPCTDDEILMAVCTSDFVVRGSIESIRDGGDEEQQTSMLVSVSRLYRQKRRVFEGRGRNRWSGRVMVPWSCGIQLGQGPDSGLEEFLFTGAVRFGEAWLGCAPRYHDFLLMYQAAVESGSNPCHMDMN; from the exons atgaggatgaagatgattttGGCGATCCTGGTCGCGTGTTGGTGCACGAGCGCAGCTGCGCAGTACTCCAGTGACCAGTGCAGCTGGAGAGGAAG CGGTCTGACTCACGAGTCTCACGCCCGGGATGTGGAGCAGGTCTATCTGCGCTGCTCTGAAGGTTCTCTGGAGTGGCTTTACCCCACCGGTGCCATCATCGTGAACCTCAGACCCAACACGTTTCCTGAAGCGGGTGCTGACTCAAAGCTGAGTGCCTGCGTGAAGCCTCGGGCCGATTCCCGCGGAGCCAGCGTGTTCGTGGAGCGAGCGGGAGTGATGCGCATGCTGCTGAGTGAGGAAGAGCAGGCGGCCGGCCAAGTCCGCTGCTTTAGCCTCGGCGAGGGAGCGCTGTTCGTTCAGGCctccacacactcagacatcaGCAAGAGAGTCACAGCGTTTCAGTATGAGCTGATCagaggagacagagacacagcagGAGACACGCTTTCACCCACAG ctccGTGTACACCCTGCACTGATGATGAGATTCTCATGGCCGTCTGCACCAGTGACTTCG TGGTGAGGGGCAGCATCGAGTCCATCAGGGACGGAGGTGATGAAGAACAGCAGACGTCGATGTTGGTGTCAGTGAGTCGTCTGTATCGCCAAAAGCGGCGTGTTTTTGAGGGACGAGGGCGCAACCGGTGGTCGGGACGTGTAATGGTCCCATGGAGTTGCGGCATCCAGCTGGGGCAGGGACCAGATTCAGGGCTTGAGGAGTTTCTGTTCACAGGAGCCGTGAGGTTTGGCGAGGCGTGGCTCGGATGCGCTCCTCGAtatcatgactttctgctgaTGTACCAGGCTGCCGTGGAATCAGGAAGTAACCCCTGCCATATGGACATGAACTGA